From one Anoplolepis gracilipes chromosome 8, ASM4749672v1, whole genome shotgun sequence genomic stretch:
- the LOC140669009 gene encoding aldehyde dehydrogenase 1A1, producing the protein MDQAIPSSIQASVDNHPRAEKRHYSEVKKKKMTKQVEIKYTQLFIDNEFVDAVSGRKFPTLNPVNGNVIAEISEGDKADVDKAVNAAKQAFDRNSKWRQMDPYIRGQLMHKLADLITRDLNYIAALETLDNGKTYANAVEDIKASIACLRYYAGWCDKIQGSTIPTGDTNITLTRKEPVGVVGQIIPWNYPFMMAIWKWGPALTTGCTLVLKPAEQTPLSALYGAALTKEAGFPAGVINVIPGYGPTAGAAIAEHSEIQKVAFTGSTEVGHIIMAAAAKSNLKRVSLELGGKSPLVIFDDVDVKKAAEIAHDAIFSNHGQNCCAGSRTFVHSKIYDEFVKHAKQLALAKKVGDPFDSKTDQGPQIDQEMLDKIMDLINSGKKQGAVVETGGNRAGNTGYFVQPTVFSNVTDDMRIAKEEIFGPVQSILKFNTMAEVIERANRTNYGLASGVITKDINKALEFAQAVEAGSVWVNCYDAIAPQTPFGGFKQSGIGRDLGEESLKEYLEIKTISIKITKEN; encoded by the exons AAGAGACATTACTCCGaagtgaaaaagaagaaaatgacgAAACAAGTGGAAATTAAATACACTCAA ctTTTCATTGACAATGAATTTGTCGATGCTGTAAGCGGCCGTAAATTTCCTACATTAAACCCTGTTAATGGTAACGTCATCGCAGAAATTTCCGAAGGAGATAAG gccGATGTGGATAAAGCAGTGAATGCTGCTAAACAAGCTTTTGACAGAAACTCGAAATGGCGTCAAATGGATCCATATATCCGTGGACAACTTATGCACAAG ttgGCAGATCTCATCACAcgtgatttaaattatattgctgCTTTGGAAACTCTCGATAATGGAAAAACATATGCAAACGCCGTAGAAGATATAAAAGCAAGTATCGCTTGTCTTCGTTATTATGCAGGATGGTGTGATAAGATACAGGGAAGCACTATTCCAAcag GCGATACTAACATTACATTGACGCGAAAAGAGCCAGTCGGCGTTGTGGGACAAATTATCCCTTGGAATTATCCCTTCATGATGGCAATTTGGAAATGGGGCCCTGCATTGACTACTGGATGCACTTTAGTCTTAAAACCAGCAGAGCAAACGCCTTTATCTGCACTTTATGGAGCTGCTCTTACTAAAGAGGCAGGATTTCCAGCAGGTGTTATAAATGTCATTCCAGGTTACGGTCCAACTGCTGGTGCAGCTATTGCTGAACATTCAGAAATTCAAAAAGTTGCTTTTACTGGATCCACTGAG GTTGGACATATCATAATGGCAGCTGCTGCTAAAAGTAATCTTAAACGTGTCAGCCTTGAGCTAGGTGGTAAAAGCCCACTCGTTATCTTTGATGATGTTGATG TGAAAAAAGCTGCAGAAATTGCGCATGATGCTATATTTTCCAATCATGGACAAAATTGTTGCGCAGGATCGCGAACATTTGTGCActctaaaatatatgatgaatTTGTAAAGCACGCTAAACAACTGGCTCTTGCTAAAAAAGTAGGAGATCCATTCGATTCTAAAACGGATCAAGGTCCGCAAATCGACCAAGAAATGTTAGACAAAATTATGGACCTAATCAATTCAGGCAAAAAGCAGGGCGCTGTCGTGGAAACTGGTGGAAATCGCGCTGGTAACACTGGTTACTTCGTACAGCCTACAGTTTTTTCGAATGTAACCGACGATATGCGAATTGCCAAAGAGGAAATTTTTGGCCCTGTTCaatcaattttgaaattcaatACCATGGCTGAAGTAATTGAACGTGCCAATCGCACTAACTATGGTCTGGCCTCTGGTGTAATCACTAAAGATATCAATAAAGCTTTGGAATTTGCCCAAGCTGTAGAAGCAGGCAGTGTTTG GGTAAATTGTTACGATGCTATCGCACCCCAAACACCCTTTGGTGGATTTAAACAATCTGGTATAGGACGTGATCT aggAGAAGAGAGTTTGAAAGAATATCTCGAGATTAAAACAATTTCCatcaaaattacaaaagaGAATTAA
- the Ndufb2 gene encoding NADH dehydrogenase (ubiquinone) 1 beta subcomplex, 2, 8kDa, with protein sequence MITSRGLNLLRIVHRSSQNKVPATNLRSVRLSHGDYHGSYRDIPPVEKKWVYAAEFVGGIMWWWVLWHMWHDFGHIIGEFPYPDTSKWTDEELGIPPDDYEEPATRV encoded by the exons ATGATAACTTCACGAggattgaatttattaagaattgttCATAGAAGTAGCCAAAATAAAGTTCCTGCGACGAATTTACGATCCGTACGATTAAGTCACGg tgatTATCATGGGTCATATCGTGATATCCCACCAGTAGAAAAGAAATGGGTATACGCAGCTGAATTTGTTGGAGGCATTATGTGGTGGTGGGTATTGTGGCATATGTGGCATGACTTTGGTCACATTATT GGAGAGTTTCCATATCCAGATACTTCTAAATGGACAGACGAAGAATTAGGTATACCACCAGATGATTATGAAGAGCCTGCGACTCGTGTATAG